One Hyla sarda isolate aHylSar1 chromosome 11, aHylSar1.hap1, whole genome shotgun sequence genomic window carries:
- the LBHD2 gene encoding LBH domain-containing protein 2 isoform X2 — protein MTEVMNTCEPGMEEFTLSVTGAEGQAVQIFPDSHDKHPKLTKRLPSIVVEPTESGDVESGELRWPPEDTSPTDDKREAKPCQGCSDVESAARSAHEDEHYAGCRAGGNSAN, from the exons ATGACGGAAGTGATGAATACGTGTGAACCTGGGATGGAAGAATTTACACTAAGTGTAACCGGGGCCGAAGGACAGGCTGTTCAG ATATTCCCAGACTCGCATGACAAGCACCCTAAGCTGACAAAGAGGTTACCATCCATAGTAGTGGAGCCCACGGAATCTGGCGACGTAGAGAGTGGAGAACTCCGTTGGCCTCCAGAGGACACCTCACCCACAGATGACAAGCGAGAGGCAAAGCCATGCCAAGGATGTTCAGATGTTGAAA GTGCCGCCCGTTCGGCTCACGAAGACGAACATTACGCCGGATGCAGAGCGGGGGGGAACAGCGCAAATTAA
- the LBHD2 gene encoding LBH domain-containing protein 2 isoform X1, which yields MTMTEVMNTCEPGMEEFTLSVTGAEGQAVQIFPDSHDKHPKLTKRLPSIVVEPTESGDVESGELRWPPEDTSPTDDKREAKPCQGCSDVESAARSAHEDEHYAGCRAGGNSAN from the exons ATGAC AATGACGGAAGTGATGAATACGTGTGAACCTGGGATGGAAGAATTTACACTAAGTGTAACCGGGGCCGAAGGACAGGCTGTTCAG ATATTCCCAGACTCGCATGACAAGCACCCTAAGCTGACAAAGAGGTTACCATCCATAGTAGTGGAGCCCACGGAATCTGGCGACGTAGAGAGTGGAGAACTCCGTTGGCCTCCAGAGGACACCTCACCCACAGATGACAAGCGAGAGGCAAAGCCATGCCAAGGATGTTCAGATGTTGAAA GTGCCGCCCGTTCGGCTCACGAAGACGAACATTACGCCGGATGCAGAGCGGGGGGGAACAGCGCAAATTAA